One genomic region from Pseudomonas hormoni encodes:
- a CDS encoding LysR family transcriptional regulator has product MNLSKVDLNLFIVFDAIYTEANLTRAGQIVGITQPAVSNALARLRETFNDPLFVRTAQGMVPTPMAQNIIGPVRNALSLLRVSVQESRIFNPLQAVKTYRISMTDLTEAVILPPLFQRLRRLAPTVIIESFLSKRRETTKELAAGRLDFAVDAPLNTDPQVRHVKLMEDRYVCAMRKGHPLAGKEKFTLDDYLSLTHIHISSRRSGLGHVDLALGKMGIQRKIALRSQHYLMASQVLQQTDMVMTVPERFARRHDLYSVNLPVNDVPPVETHLYWHESTDQDPANRWMREQMIELCQQVTAHEKKLDKV; this is encoded by the coding sequence ATGAATCTGAGCAAGGTCGACCTCAACCTTTTCATCGTCTTCGACGCGATCTACACCGAAGCCAACCTGACCCGCGCCGGGCAGATTGTCGGCATTACTCAGCCTGCGGTCTCAAACGCTCTGGCACGCTTGCGCGAGACGTTCAACGATCCGCTCTTCGTTCGCACGGCCCAGGGCATGGTGCCAACGCCGATGGCGCAAAACATCATCGGTCCGGTGCGCAATGCCCTCTCCCTGCTGCGGGTCTCGGTGCAGGAAAGCCGTATCTTCAACCCGTTGCAGGCAGTCAAGACGTACCGCATCAGCATGACCGACCTCACCGAAGCGGTGATCCTGCCGCCGCTGTTCCAGCGCCTGCGTCGCCTGGCGCCAACGGTGATCATCGAAAGCTTTCTGTCCAAGCGCCGCGAGACCACCAAGGAGCTGGCGGCCGGGCGTCTCGACTTTGCGGTGGATGCGCCGCTCAACACCGACCCACAGGTGCGTCACGTCAAGTTGATGGAGGACCGCTACGTGTGTGCCATGCGCAAGGGCCATCCGCTGGCGGGCAAAGAGAAATTCACCCTCGATGATTACCTGTCGCTGACCCACATCCATATTTCCAGTCGCCGTAGCGGTCTCGGCCATGTAGACCTCGCGCTCGGTAAAATGGGCATCCAGCGCAAGATCGCCTTGCGTTCCCAGCATTACCTGATGGCGTCGCAGGTGTTGCAGCAGACCGACATGGTCATGACCGTGCCGGAACGCTTCGCCCGCCGCCATGATTTGTACTCGGTGAACCTGCCGGTGAACGATGTACCGCCGGTGGAAACCCACCTCTACTGGCACGAAAGCACCGACCAGGACCCGGCCAACCGCTGGATGCGCGAGCAGATGATCGAGTTGTGCCAGCAGGTGACGGCGCATGAGAAGAAGCTTGATAAGGTGTAA
- a CDS encoding DoxX family protein, whose translation MSTLINKVLFTRAGYGLTVLRIFVGIIFAAHGAQKLFGAFGGYGLAGTAQYMESIGLAPGYLMATLAGGTEFFGGLALIIGLLVRPAALGLTILSLVAIFSVHLPNGLFMANNGYEFALALLGGSIAVLIEGAGKLSADRAIAG comes from the coding sequence ATGAGCACACTGATCAATAAGGTACTGTTTACCCGCGCTGGCTACGGCCTGACTGTTTTGCGGATCTTCGTCGGTATCATCTTCGCTGCCCACGGCGCGCAGAAACTCTTCGGGGCGTTCGGTGGTTACGGTCTGGCCGGCACCGCGCAGTACATGGAGAGTATCGGTCTGGCACCGGGCTACCTGATGGCGACACTGGCGGGCGGTACTGAGTTCTTCGGCGGTCTGGCCTTGATCATCGGCTTGCTGGTCCGCCCGGCAGCCCTCGGCCTGACCATCCTCTCGCTGGTGGCGATCTTCTCGGTGCACCTCCCTAACGGTTTGTTCATGGCCAACAACGGTTATGAATTCGCCCTGGCCCTGCTGGGTGGCAGTATCGCCGTGCTGATCGAAGGCGCCGGCAAACTGTCGGCCGACCGCGCCATCGCTGGCTGA
- a CDS encoding MerR family transcriptional regulator, translated as MSSQTYSISDLARELDITTRAIRFYEEQGLLSPERRGQERIYSPRDKVSLKLILRGKRIGFSLAECRELIELYDPTGGNQKQLQTMLNKIAERREQLEQQMLDIEQMKLELDTAQERCTQALEQTMKSQPVTQ; from the coding sequence ATGAGCAGCCAGACCTACAGCATTTCCGACCTCGCCCGCGAACTCGACATCACCACGCGGGCCATTCGCTTCTATGAAGAGCAAGGCCTGCTCAGCCCCGAGCGCCGTGGCCAGGAACGCATCTATTCACCCCGGGACAAAGTCAGCCTGAAGCTGATCCTGAGGGGCAAGCGCATTGGTTTCTCCCTGGCTGAATGCCGCGAGCTGATCGAACTTTACGACCCCACCGGCGGCAACCAGAAACAGCTGCAAACCATGCTTAACAAAATCGCAGAACGCCGCGAACAATTGGAGCAGCAGATGCTCGACATCGAACAGATGAAGCTGGAACTGGACACGGCGCAGGAGCGTTGTACCCAGGCGCTGGAACAGACGATGAAAAGCCAGCCGGTGACTCAGTAG
- a CDS encoding transglycosylase SLT domain-containing protein — MTRPSILLLLCGCLLLPMPAVARLAGPLQAVPAAKVRDLQEIRSSRVLKVLVNQSRNSSGEVQGQAIGVEYHRLRAFEQYLNGHARDGQEVTLKIIPKAKDQLLGALQRGEGDLVAPGELLDLQPGYAVSTSEPIASNIPLVLVGIKGEKRYTHLEQLSGKTLALPTGSAAGEAISQINQKLALHKLAPVKIEWVDPSLAVEDVLEMVQGGIFHLTIVEQPIAERWGKILPRLRFDRQVLISEPGEEFWFVRRDASMLRASIDRFLTGYKKPSDQDAAFLRIYRRLYQVHYPLAKADRQRLEKLRPVLQKHAAAQDMDWLNLAALAFKESALQPNARSGSGPTGLMQITPSAAQRVGVNNIQDLDANVQAGAKYLAMIRRKFFASPKLNERERMAFVLAAYNIGPERVQGMRAEARRRGLNPNQWFFQVERIAMEQVGMGPVSYVNSVNKYYLAFDRERESLEPQGQKVASRK, encoded by the coding sequence ATGACACGTCCCTCGATTTTGTTACTGCTGTGTGGTTGTTTGCTCCTGCCGATGCCGGCGGTTGCGCGTCTGGCCGGCCCGCTGCAAGCCGTGCCGGCGGCCAAGGTGCGCGATCTGCAGGAAATCCGCAGCAGCCGTGTGCTGAAGGTGCTGGTCAACCAGAGCCGCAACAGCTCCGGCGAAGTCCAGGGCCAGGCCATCGGCGTCGAATACCATCGGTTGCGCGCTTTCGAGCAATACCTCAATGGCCACGCCCGCGACGGTCAGGAGGTCACTCTCAAGATCATCCCCAAAGCCAAGGATCAACTGCTCGGCGCATTACAGCGCGGGGAGGGCGATCTGGTTGCGCCGGGGGAATTGCTCGATCTGCAACCGGGGTACGCCGTCAGCACCAGTGAGCCCATTGCCAGCAACATCCCGCTGGTGCTGGTCGGGATCAAAGGCGAGAAACGCTACACCCACCTTGAGCAACTTTCCGGTAAAACCCTGGCATTGCCCACCGGCAGCGCCGCCGGGGAAGCGATCAGTCAGATCAATCAAAAACTCGCACTACACAAACTGGCGCCGGTGAAGATCGAGTGGGTCGATCCGAGCCTGGCGGTCGAAGACGTGCTGGAAATGGTTCAGGGCGGAATCTTTCACCTGACTATCGTCGAGCAACCGATTGCCGAGCGCTGGGGCAAGATCCTGCCCAGGCTGCGCTTTGATCGGCAGGTGTTGATCAGCGAGCCGGGGGAAGAGTTTTGGTTTGTGCGTCGCGACGCTTCGATGCTGCGGGCAAGTATCGACCGCTTTCTCACCGGTTATAAAAAGCCCTCGGATCAGGACGCGGCGTTCCTGAGGATCTATCGGCGCCTGTATCAAGTGCATTATCCGTTGGCCAAGGCTGATCGCCAGCGCCTGGAAAAACTTAGACCGGTGCTGCAGAAACACGCTGCTGCCCAGGACATGGACTGGCTGAACCTGGCGGCACTGGCGTTCAAGGAATCCGCGCTGCAACCCAATGCCCGCAGTGGTAGCGGCCCCACCGGCTTGATGCAAATCACCCCGTCCGCGGCTCAGCGTGTAGGGGTCAATAACATTCAGGACCTCGACGCCAACGTGCAGGCCGGAGCCAAGTACCTGGCGATGATCCGCCGCAAGTTTTTTGCCAGTCCCAAACTCAACGAGCGTGAGCGCATGGCGTTCGTGCTGGCGGCCTACAACATCGGGCCGGAGCGAGTTCAGGGCATGCGCGCCGAAGCGCGGCGACGGGGTTTGAATCCCAATCAGTGGTTCTTCCAGGTCGAGCGCATCGCCATGGAGCAGGTGGGAATGGGCCCTGTCAGCTATGTTAATAGCGTGAACAAGTATTACCTGGCGTTCGATCGGGAGCGGGAGTCGTTGGAGCCTCAGGGGCAAAAAGTGGCCTCGCGAAAATGA
- a CDS encoding TatD family hydrolase — protein sequence MQLIDIGVNLTNPSFADKHQAVLDRAYAAGVCQLVLTGTSVEGSEQALELCQQLDDTAQRLFATAGIHPHAASDWNADSAQRLRSLLKEPNVVAVGECGLDFNRDFSPRPQQEKVLEEHLAMAVELQLPVFLHERDASQRLLEILRDYRDQLPAAVVHCFTGEKKALFSYLDLDLHIGITGWICDERRGTHLHPLVKEIKRGRLMLESDAPYLLPRSLRPKPKNGRNEPAYLTEVLREVALHRGESEEELAAHSTACARAFFGLPLIEA from the coding sequence ATGCAACTCATCGATATCGGCGTCAACCTGACCAACCCCAGTTTTGCCGACAAGCACCAGGCTGTACTCGACCGCGCGTACGCCGCCGGGGTCTGCCAATTGGTACTCACCGGCACCAGTGTCGAGGGCAGTGAACAGGCGCTGGAACTGTGCCAGCAACTGGATGACACGGCTCAACGACTGTTCGCCACCGCCGGCATTCACCCTCACGCAGCCAGCGACTGGAACGCCGACAGCGCCCAGCGTCTGCGCAGTTTGCTTAAAGAGCCGAACGTGGTGGCCGTGGGTGAATGCGGCCTGGATTTCAATCGCGATTTCTCGCCGCGCCCACAACAGGAAAAAGTCCTCGAAGAACACCTGGCGATGGCGGTCGAACTGCAATTGCCGGTGTTTCTCCATGAGCGAGACGCCAGTCAGCGTTTGCTGGAAATCCTCCGCGATTACCGCGATCAATTGCCGGCCGCCGTGGTGCATTGCTTCACCGGCGAGAAGAAAGCGCTGTTCAGCTACCTCGACCTGGACTTGCACATCGGGATCACCGGCTGGATCTGCGACGAGCGTCGCGGCACGCATCTGCATCCGCTGGTGAAAGAAATCAAGCGCGGGCGGTTGATGCTGGAGAGTGATGCGCCGTATCTGTTGCCGCGCAGTTTGCGGCCCAAGCCGAAGAATGGCCGTAACGAACCGGCGTATCTGACTGAAGTGTTGCGGGAAGTGGCGTTGCATCGCGGGGAAAGCGAGGAAGAACTGGCGGCTCACAGCACCGCGTGCGCGCGGGCCTTTTTCGGGCTGCCTTTAATAGAGGCATGA
- a CDS encoding acyl-CoA dehydrogenase — MDFAYSPKVQELRERVTAFMDTYVYPAEAVFERQVAEGDRWQPTAIMEELKLKAKAEGLWNLFLPESELGAGLTNLEYAPLAEIMGRSLLGPEPFNCSAPDTGNMEVLVRYANEEQKQRWLEPLLRGEIRSAFAMTEPDVASSDATNMAARAVRDGDEWVINGKKWWTSGACDPRCKILIFMGLSNPDAPRHAQHSMILVPVDAPGVKIVRPLPVFGYDDAPHGHAEVLFENVRVPYENVLLGEGRGFEIAQGRLGPGRIHHCMRSIGMAERALELMCKRSVNRTAFGKPLARLGGNIDKIADSRMEIDMARLLTLKAAYMMDTVGNKVAKSEIAQIKVVAPNVALRVIDRAIQIHGGAGVSNDFPLAYMYAMQRTLRLADGPDEVHRAAIGKFEIGKYVPKEMMRSSH, encoded by the coding sequence ATGGATTTCGCTTATTCGCCCAAGGTGCAAGAACTGCGTGAGCGCGTGACCGCGTTCATGGACACCTACGTTTATCCCGCCGAAGCCGTGTTCGAACGCCAGGTTGCCGAGGGCGACCGCTGGCAGCCGACCGCGATCATGGAAGAACTCAAACTCAAGGCCAAGGCCGAGGGCCTGTGGAATTTGTTTCTGCCTGAGTCCGAACTCGGTGCCGGCCTGACCAACCTCGAATACGCGCCATTGGCAGAAATCATGGGCCGCTCGCTGCTGGGCCCCGAGCCGTTCAACTGCTCGGCACCCGACACCGGCAACATGGAAGTGCTGGTGCGTTACGCCAACGAAGAACAGAAACAACGCTGGCTCGAACCGCTGCTGCGCGGTGAAATCCGCTCGGCGTTCGCCATGACCGAGCCGGACGTGGCTTCCTCCGACGCCACCAACATGGCCGCCCGCGCCGTGCGTGACGGTGACGAGTGGGTGATCAACGGCAAGAAGTGGTGGACCTCGGGTGCCTGCGATCCACGCTGCAAGATTCTGATCTTCATGGGCCTGAGCAATCCTGATGCGCCGCGCCACGCCCAGCATTCGATGATTCTGGTGCCGGTAGATGCCCCTGGCGTGAAGATCGTCCGTCCGCTGCCGGTGTTCGGTTACGACGACGCGCCACACGGCCACGCCGAAGTGCTGTTCGAAAACGTCCGGGTGCCGTACGAAAACGTTCTGTTGGGTGAAGGACGCGGCTTCGAAATCGCTCAGGGTCGTCTTGGCCCGGGCCGGATTCACCACTGCATGCGTTCGATCGGCATGGCCGAGCGTGCACTGGAACTGATGTGCAAACGCTCGGTGAACCGCACGGCGTTCGGCAAACCGCTGGCGCGTCTGGGCGGCAACATCGACAAGATCGCCGACTCGCGGATGGAAATCGACATGGCACGCCTGCTGACTTTGAAAGCGGCGTACATGATGGACACTGTCGGCAACAAAGTGGCGAAGAGCGAAATCGCGCAGATCAAGGTGGTCGCACCGAACGTGGCACTGCGTGTCATCGACCGGGCGATCCAGATCCATGGTGGGGCAGGGGTTTCCAACGATTTCCCGCTGGCCTACATGTATGCGATGCAACGCACCCTGCGCCTGGCCGACGGCCCGGACGAAGTGCACCGCGCGGCGATCGGCAAGTTCGAGATCGGCAAGTACGTGCCAAAGGAAATGATGCGTAGCAGTCATTAA
- a CDS encoding class I SAM-dependent methyltransferase: MNALNPVVRPAPITAHLTQRNPKILLGGKHQPTLLRYLDGWPRRTGGPAAFLIQFVEDGESLARFASDSFDLAVIQSPSLEEAPEVIKQLTRVARQGLITRR; encoded by the coding sequence ATGAATGCACTAAACCCCGTTGTACGTCCCGCGCCGATCACGGCACACCTCACCCAGCGCAATCCAAAAATCCTGCTTGGCGGCAAACATCAGCCGACGCTCTTGCGTTATCTGGATGGCTGGCCACGTCGTACCGGCGGGCCGGCAGCGTTTCTGATCCAGTTTGTCGAAGACGGTGAATCGCTGGCTCGCTTTGCCAGCGACAGTTTCGATCTGGCGGTGATTCAGTCACCCAGCCTCGAAGAAGCGCCTGAAGTGATCAAACAACTGACCCGCGTGGCTCGACAAGGGTTGATCACCCGCCGCTAA
- the greB gene encoding transcription elongation factor GreB, translated as MSRYRPPRTAGTALITPEGEARMRAEFHELWHVRRPQVTQSVSEAAAQGDRSENAEYTYGKKMLREIDSRVRFLTKRLEALKVVSEKPSDPNKVYFGAWVTIEDEDGKESRYRIVGPDELDLKLGLISIDSPLARALIGKALDAEVRVQTPTGEQCVYIVAIEYP; from the coding sequence ATGAGCCGTTATCGCCCTCCCCGCACCGCTGGCACCGCGCTGATCACCCCTGAAGGTGAAGCGCGGATGCGGGCCGAGTTCCATGAACTCTGGCATGTGCGCCGACCGCAAGTGACGCAATCGGTCAGCGAGGCCGCGGCGCAAGGTGATCGCTCCGAAAATGCCGAATACACCTACGGCAAGAAGATGCTGCGTGAGATCGACAGCCGCGTGCGTTTTCTTACCAAACGCCTGGAAGCACTCAAGGTGGTCAGCGAAAAACCCAGCGATCCGAACAAGGTCTACTTCGGCGCCTGGGTCACGATCGAGGACGAGGACGGCAAGGAGTCGCGTTACCGCATCGTCGGCCCGGATGAACTGGACTTGAAACTCGGCCTCATCAGTATCGACTCACCGTTGGCACGCGCCCTGATCGGCAAGGCGCTGGACGCCGAAGTTCGGGTGCAGACGCCTACCGGCGAGCAGTGCGTGTATATCGTGGCGATTGAGTACCCCTAG
- a CDS encoding isovaleryl-CoA dehydrogenase, whose translation MSYPSLNFALGETIDMLRDQVQSFVAKEIAPRAAQIDIDNLFPADLWRKFGDMGLLGVTVPEEYGGAGLGYLAHVVIMEEISRGSASVALSYGAHSNLCVNQINRNGNHEQKSKYLPKLISGEHIGALAMSEPNAGSDVVSMKLRADKRGDHYVLNGSKTWITNGPDANTYVIYAKTDLEKGPHGITAFIVERDWKGFSRSNKFDKLGMRGSNTCELFFDDVEVPEENVLGILNGGVKVLMSGLDYERVVLSGGPTGIMQACMDLIVPYIHDRKQFGQSIGEFQLIQGKVADMYTQLNASRAYLYAVAQACERGETTRKDAAGVILYSAERATQMALDAIQILGGNGYINEFPAGRLLRDAKLYEIGAGTSEIRRMLIGRELFNETR comes from the coding sequence ATGAGCTACCCATCCCTGAACTTTGCCCTCGGTGAAACCATCGACATGCTGCGCGATCAGGTTCAGTCCTTCGTCGCCAAAGAGATCGCGCCGCGCGCTGCTCAGATCGACATCGACAACCTGTTCCCCGCCGACCTGTGGCGCAAATTCGGCGACATGGGCCTGCTCGGCGTTACCGTGCCGGAAGAGTACGGCGGTGCAGGCCTGGGTTACCTGGCCCACGTGGTCATCATGGAAGAAATCAGTCGTGGCTCGGCCTCGGTTGCCTTGTCCTACGGCGCGCACTCCAACCTCTGCGTCAACCAAATCAACCGCAACGGCAATCACGAACAGAAAAGCAAATACCTGCCCAAGCTGATCAGCGGCGAGCACATCGGCGCCCTGGCCATGAGCGAACCCAATGCCGGTTCCGACGTGGTCTCGATGAAACTGCGCGCCGACAAACGCGGTGATCACTACGTGCTCAACGGCAGCAAAACCTGGATCACCAACGGCCCGGACGCCAACACCTACGTGATCTACGCCAAGACCGACCTGGAAAAAGGCCCGCACGGCATCACCGCGTTCATCGTCGAACGCGACTGGAAAGGCTTCAGCCGCAGCAACAAGTTCGACAAGCTCGGCATGCGCGGTTCGAACACCTGCGAGCTGTTCTTCGATGACGTCGAAGTGCCGGAAGAAAACGTCCTCGGCATCCTCAACGGCGGCGTGAAAGTGCTGATGAGCGGCCTCGATTACGAACGCGTTGTGCTCTCGGGTGGCCCGACCGGGATCATGCAGGCCTGCATGGACCTTATTGTTCCGTACATCCACGACCGCAAGCAGTTCGGCCAGAGCATCGGCGAATTCCAGCTGATCCAGGGCAAAGTCGCCGACATGTACACCCAACTCAACGCCAGCCGCGCCTACCTGTATGCCGTCGCTCAAGCCTGCGAACGCGGCGAGACCACCCGCAAGGACGCCGCCGGCGTGATCCTCTACAGCGCCGAACGCGCCACGCAAATGGCCCTCGACGCGATCCAGATTCTCGGCGGCAACGGCTACATCAACGAATTCCCGGCCGGTCGTCTGTTGCGTGACGCCAAGCTGTATGAAATCGGCGCCGGCACCAGTGAGATCCGTCGCATGCTGATCGGTCGCGAACTGTTCAACGAAACCCGCTGA
- a CDS encoding hydroxymethylglutaryl-CoA lyase, with translation MSLPSHVRLVEVGPRDGLQNEAQPISVADKVQLVDALTAAGLGYIEVGSFVSPKWVPQMAGSADVFAQIQRKPGVTYGALAPNLRGFEDAIAAGVKEVAVFAAASEAFSQRNINCSISESLERFAPIMEAAKQHGVSVRGYVSCVLGCPYEGSVKPEQVARVARELYAMGCYEISLGDTIGTGTAGATRKMFDVVSADVPREKLAGHFHDTYGQAMANIYASLLEGIAVFDSSIAGLGGCPYAKGASGNVATEDVVYLLNGLGIDTGIDLDALILAGQQICTVLGRPTGSRVAKARSAQ, from the coding sequence ATGTCCCTTCCCTCCCACGTACGCCTGGTCGAAGTCGGTCCACGCGACGGTCTGCAAAACGAAGCCCAACCCATCAGCGTTGCCGACAAGGTGCAACTGGTCGACGCGCTGACCGCTGCCGGCCTTGGCTATATAGAAGTCGGCAGTTTCGTCTCGCCCAAATGGGTGCCGCAGATGGCCGGGTCCGCCGACGTCTTTGCGCAGATCCAGCGCAAACCGGGCGTGACCTATGGCGCCCTCGCCCCCAACCTGCGCGGGTTCGAAGATGCGATCGCCGCCGGGGTCAAGGAAGTTGCGGTGTTCGCCGCGGCCTCCGAGGCGTTTTCCCAGCGCAACATCAACTGCTCGATCAGCGAAAGCCTGGAGCGCTTCGCGCCGATCATGGAGGCTGCCAAACAGCACGGCGTCAGCGTGCGCGGTTACGTGTCGTGTGTGCTGGGCTGCCCTTACGAAGGTAGCGTCAAACCCGAGCAAGTTGCCCGGGTCGCCCGGGAGCTCTACGCCATGGGCTGCTACGAAATCTCCCTGGGCGACACCATCGGCACTGGCACGGCAGGTGCGACGCGCAAGATGTTCGACGTGGTGTCCGCCGACGTGCCGCGGGAAAAACTCGCCGGGCACTTCCACGACACCTACGGCCAGGCCATGGCCAATATCTACGCCAGCCTGCTGGAAGGCATCGCGGTGTTCGACAGCTCCATCGCCGGCCTCGGCGGCTGCCCGTACGCCAAAGGCGCCAGCGGTAACGTCGCCACTGAAGACGTGGTTTATCTGTTGAATGGTCTGGGTATCGACACCGGTATCGACCTGGACGCCTTGATTCTGGCCGGTCAGCAGATTTGTACAGTGCTGGGCCGTCCAACCGGTTCGCGCGTGGCCAAGGCTCGTAGCGCGCAGTGA
- a CDS encoding AMP-binding protein → MDQPSASLQRSYTRGAQDKALLAMTIGQAFDNTVAKYSAGEALVVRHQQLRYTWQQLSDAVDLHARALLALGLQAGDRLGIWAPNCAQWCISQFASAKIGVILVNINPAYRSSELEYVLKQSGCQWLVCAGSFKTSNYHGMLQGLAPELAEQSIGQLQSERLPELRGVISLDAQPPSGFLPWSQLADLAASVSAEQLRERQDSLHFDQPVNIQYTSGTTGFPKGATLSHYNILNNGYMVGESLGLTAHDRLVIPVPLYHCFGMVMGNLGCITHGSTMIYPNDAFDPLLTLTTVAEEKATALYGVPTMFIAMLDQPRRAEFDLSTLRTGIMAGATCPIEVMRRVISEMHMSEVQIAYGMTETSPVSLQTGPSDELELRVTTVGRTQPQLESKIIDEAGNLVPRGTIGELCTRGYSVMLGYWKNPEGTAEAIDQAGWMHTGDLASMNDEGYVCIAGRNKDMIIRGGENIYPRELEEFFFTHPAVADVQVIGIPCSRYGEEIVAWIKFHPGHSATEQELQTWCKERIAHFKTPRYFKFVEEFPMTVTGKIQKFRMREISIEELREKQV, encoded by the coding sequence ATGGATCAACCCAGTGCAAGCCTGCAACGCAGCTATACCCGTGGTGCTCAGGACAAAGCCTTGCTGGCGATGACCATCGGTCAGGCGTTCGATAACACCGTCGCGAAGTACTCGGCTGGTGAGGCGTTGGTCGTACGCCATCAACAGCTGCGTTACACCTGGCAGCAACTGTCCGACGCGGTGGACCTGCATGCCAGGGCATTGCTGGCGCTGGGCTTGCAGGCCGGAGATCGCCTCGGCATCTGGGCACCGAATTGCGCGCAGTGGTGCATCAGCCAGTTTGCCAGCGCGAAAATCGGCGTGATTCTGGTCAACATCAACCCGGCGTATCGCAGCTCTGAACTCGAATACGTGTTGAAGCAGTCGGGCTGCCAATGGCTGGTCTGCGCAGGCTCTTTCAAGACCTCCAACTATCACGGCATGCTGCAAGGGCTGGCGCCTGAGCTGGCGGAGCAATCCATCGGACAGTTACAGAGTGAACGCCTGCCCGAACTGCGCGGGGTGATCAGTCTGGATGCGCAACCGCCATCGGGTTTCCTGCCCTGGTCACAACTGGCCGATCTCGCGGCCAGCGTGTCCGCCGAACAGTTGCGCGAACGTCAGGACAGCCTGCATTTCGACCAACCGGTGAACATCCAGTACACCTCCGGCACCACCGGTTTTCCCAAGGGCGCGACCCTCAGCCACTACAACATCCTCAACAACGGCTACATGGTCGGCGAAAGCCTCGGCCTGACCGCCCATGATCGGCTGGTAATTCCTGTGCCGCTGTATCACTGCTTCGGCATGGTCATGGGCAACCTCGGATGCATCACCCACGGCAGCACCATGATCTACCCCAATGATGCGTTCGATCCGTTGCTGACCCTGACCACTGTCGCCGAAGAGAAAGCCACTGCGCTCTATGGCGTGCCGACCATGTTTATCGCGATGCTCGATCAACCCCGGCGCGCCGAGTTCGACCTGTCGACCCTGCGCACCGGGATCATGGCCGGCGCAACCTGTCCGATCGAAGTGATGCGTCGGGTCATCAGCGAAATGCACATGAGCGAAGTGCAGATTGCCTACGGGATGACGGAAACAAGTCCGGTGTCTTTGCAGACCGGTCCGTCAGACGAACTGGAATTGCGCGTCACCACCGTCGGCCGCACTCAGCCGCAGCTGGAAAGCAAAATCATCGATGAGGCGGGCAACCTGGTGCCGCGCGGCACCATTGGTGAACTTTGTACCCGCGGCTACAGCGTGATGCTCGGTTACTGGAAAAACCCCGAAGGCACCGCGGAAGCGATCGACCAGGCCGGCTGGATGCACACCGGTGACCTGGCGAGCATGAACGACGAAGGCTACGTGTGCATTGCCGGACGCAATAAGGACATGATCATCCGCGGCGGTGAGAATATTTACCCGCGGGAGCTGGAAGAGTTCTTCTTTACCCACCCGGCGGTGGCGGACGTGCAAGTGATCGGCATTCCGTGTTCGCGTTATGGCGAAGAGATTGTCGCCTGGATCAAGTTCCACCCGGGCCACAGCGCCACCGAGCAGGAGTTGCAAACCTGGTGCAAGGAACGCATCGCGCACTTCAAGACGCCGCGTTACTTCAAGTTCGTCGAGGAGTTTCCGATGACGGTGACCGGCAAAATCCAGAAGTTCCGGATGCGCGAGATCAGTATCGAGGAGTTGCGCGAAAAGCAGGTCTGA